One Vespa crabro chromosome 4, iyVesCrab1.2, whole genome shotgun sequence DNA segment encodes these proteins:
- the LOC124423764 gene encoding uncharacterized protein LOC124423764 isoform X4 yields the protein MAQLISVKLSRFDGSPWGFRLQGGKDFGTPLIVQKVNGGSPAEAAGLRAGDAVIKVNNTEMYNLRHKDAQDVIVRAGNNFEMTVQRGGSTWKPSVTPVSSTLPSPTPAVSAGNITPVTKTSLAAKKQDAPLIGSGHNFSPKPFLNGTSEGPIKSIVNKQYNSPVGIYSEETIAETLSAQAEVLAGGVLGVNFKKNEKNYNAENSEVFKMVQEADKEPKTPEPVSSRTEFYSSVSHAIGGRATSPRSPTPLFHALGGGGGGGAITPNNYEYPRISNNEDQRRDPSLVRCNNCDRVIVGVFVRIKEKNLHVECFKCSTCGTSLKNVGYYNINNKLYCDIHAKLVARQNAPPGVIPVTMPPGGKAPASTISAALSSVGAPLSPPLSNHGSSPLPFTNCGRTSPDYGFDRQSRRTPVPNRNGCIRNGECNGESKTFTSTITIQTGGGTESSTTTNNNTTTTNHLGSSPVDPPGLRSVQAPTSNSLIGPKPFGGSSTLSNLSSSPIVNSGNSILPRAQNQTATEVHEKFYYYETKETTTSPSNPPIETANNRPPSTNPSTNPNSVKSRSLAWPPPKPIEDITYPTASPLYIDPNPVLDRRDRHAVKDKRASIEACERALSRRSESTDREYERTSREGYYFDQDVMDRVSCPGPVYKRVELVDSSGTRRESRRETSRASSSESGVRRSLTPTRIYQPIPRPWTATVSSGGNLYEQSYASEEQPKVCKKYMQSEICQSEKVCQRGMQEQPYREEHRAYRAEICQTEETVCPKPPLPSQPIAICPETPREIVREFDKEVMDLRKVKEDTTIDTAETSKVGIEGEHDLITETAEEDIGDMHVKKTTTYEKTVEVLSPREGSPEMEQIEEIESCTRKSTTKVERQVEGTTETKTMEESAEVVSSAVDATQLIEQAKRDEEERKREEEAEERRKQEEEERKRRMEEEKRKREEEERNKKRVSFREEHEEDDEEVVEVIREKPLGRTVIHEEKVTESDGSTPGRKKITKETYEEIVEEVLVQERIKKRDVEEERRKSLREQVEVHQSLRDQGRHPTAQERRVASKYQPHDNMETCKKHVQFMKQTETGPKPISEGPVQNSTPKEWKSEMVNALTTASDRPYTPLSTSSSVKELYTEETIYLDHKMRPVPKPKERPISPFQRALTIAPDRPYTPLSRVIGPEDQEIGRAQTPAVQPTPNGVCPPADILYGETSYRREQICTKKIVPQPLPTPPPDYRLRDSSTSPSRSRPCSRADTPNSKPSTVGLRKPDTIPAYQRNLVAMKKSPVEGQSYIPSRSPTPTPKRSKSPAHGPPEPPCYYTKAQAPKIRDDPPWAVKESHPPPSKQSSIHYPSRKIINYTVEEDTDTGHRKQEYVGSKTVHYDERQAEEKQQESDSVHAQYQERRCMTSEDTSEEKDTVCHIKKALQVVEDYERCEKKTMEVTQPSSGNKGECSIIQTTHADVTLPCPLKRKPVEVPKVQPTYSSSTEVRHVRYETPTPPVTKCPETGVTVLPCKAHSDRGTKTGVVVVPCDGQPTCPKSGVCVTPTSDRSGVCVSPCFGLKPGYCGQPSGYCGGESGGCDFDIPNCPESGVCVAPCPDGSVCVAPCKKSDGQCLRKSQSRGNLPFPQIPLPYEERSCPQTTQRSFEPIHKPKTNLSGQLARLTAKNRDIPTVQLYKPQPQQCQQSGSQCENQCQTKKSYHCETKSFYQSQSHCQTGSHCQSQTSCQDQFHCPSSKTQNLVDPPKMSSHPDLGTGGLGGSGSKSGSFAGSSAPKRGRGILTQAGGPGSRVPLCAHCNSYVRGPFITALGQIWCPDHFVCVNTQCRRPLQDIGFVEEKGQLYCEYCFEKFIAPSCNKCNNKIKGDCLNAIGKHFHPECFNCSYCGKLFGNSPFFLEEGLPYCEADWNELFTTKCFACGFPVEAGDRWVEALNNNYHSQCFNCTMCKKNLEGQSFYAKGGRPFCKNHAR from the exons ATGGCACAGCTGATAAGCGTCAAACTTTCCCGCTTCGATGGATCACCCTGGGGATTTCGTCTTCAAGGTGGCAAGGATTTCGGTACTCCATTGATCGTACAGAAG GTCAATGGCGGGTCACCGGCCGAAGCAGCGGGTCTCAGAGCCGGGGATGCCGTCATTAAGGTCAACAACACGGAAATGTACAATCTGAGGCACAAGGACGCGCAGGATGTCATCGTTAGAGCTGGAAACAACTTCGAGATGACCGTGCAGAG AGGCGGCAGTACTTGGAAACCAAGCGTGACGCCGGTATCGTCTACGCTTCCATCACCAACGCCTGCTGTATCAGCTGGTAACATTACCCCAGTCACGAAGACGTCCCTGGCTGCAAAGAAACAGGATGCACCACTTATCGGAAGTGGACATAATTTCAGTCCGAAGCCATtc CTGAACGGAACGAGCGAGGGTCCAATAAAGTCTATCGTAAACAAACAGTACAACAGTCCGGTAGGAATTTACAGCGAGGAGACCATCGCGGAGACTCTCTCCGCGCAGGCCGAGGTTCTTGCCGGTGGTGTCCTTgg GGTTAATTtcaaaaagaacgagaaaaactATAATGCGGAAAACAGCGAGGTATTTAAGATGGTTCAAGAAGCTGATAAAGAGCCGAAAACACCCGAGCCAG TTTCTTCAAGGACAGAGTTTTACTCGTCGGTGAGCCACGCGATCGGCGGAAGGGCCACCTCGCCTAGATCACCCACGCCTCTATTTCACGCCCttggtggcggtggcggtggcggagCCATTACCCCGAATAACTACGAATATCCACGAATATCAAACAACGAGGATCAACGTCGGGACCCGTCGCTCGTCCGTTGCAACAACTGCGACCGAGTGATCGT agGTGTCTTCGTTAGaatcaaggaaaaaaatcttcaCGTGGAGTGCTTCAAATGTTCTACCTGTGGCACTTCTCTAAAGAACGTTggttattataacattaataacaaattgtaTTGCGATATTCACGCAAAATTGGTAGCCAGACAAAATGCACCTCCTGGTGTGATACCGGTTACTATGCCACC AGGCGGCAAAGCACCAGCCAGCACGATCTCGGCTGCGCTTTCGAGCGTTGGCGCACCTTTATCGCCGCCGCTAAGCAATCACGGATCCTCGCCTTTACCGTTCACC AATTGCGGCCGTACTAGTCCAGATTATGGCTTCGATCGTCAATCAAGACGGACCCCGGTCCCGAACAGGAATGGCTGCATCAGGAACGGAGAGTGCAACGGGGAATCGAAAACGTTTACGAGTACTATCACCATCCAGACAGGTGGTGGCACCGAG TCCTCTACTACAACCAACAACAACACCACTACCACCAATCACCTTGGCAGTTCGCCCGTCGATCCACCCGGTTTACGATCAGTCCAG gCACCAACGTCGAATAGTCTAATCGGGCCTAAGCCTTTCGGTGGATCGAGTACTCTATCGAATCTCTCGTCATCTCCTATAGTAAATTCAGGAAACAGTATTCTTCCACGCGCGCAGAATCAGACCGCAACCG AGGTCCACGAAAAGTTCTATTATTACGAGACCAAAGAAACCACAACATCACCTTCGAATCCACCGATCGAAACAGCTAATAATCGTCCACCGTCCACCAATCCATCGACGAATCCTAATTCCGTTAAATCTAGAAGTCTCGCTTGGCCACCGCCAAAACCGATCGAGGACATCACATATCCAACCGCCAGTCCTTTGTACATCGATCCAAACCCGGTGCTTGATCGTAGAGATCGGCACGCGGTGAAGGATAAACGTGCGAGTATCGAGGCTTGCGAGAGAGCATTGAGTAGAAGAAGCGAGAGTACCGATCGCGAATACGAACGAACTTCACGAGAGGGTTATTATTTCGATCAAGACGTGATGGACCGTGTAAGCTGTCCAGGTCCGGTTTATAAACGAGTCGAATTGGTAGATAGCAGTGGTACCAGACGAGAATCAAGACGTGAAACTTCGCGAGCTAGCTCGTCCGAAAGCGGTGTCAGAAGATCGTTGACACCAACGAGAATTTATCAGCCTATACCTAGACCTTGGACAGCAACCGTCTCTTCCGGTGGGAATCTTTACGAACAGAGTTATGCCTCTGAGGAACAACCAAAGGTCTGCAAAAAGTACATGCAGAGCGAGATCTGTCAGAGCGAGAAAGTTTGTCAGCGTGGTATGCAAGAGCAACCTTATCGCGAAGAACATCGAGCTTATCGAGCTGAGATATGTCAAACGGAAGAAACAGTATGTCCGAAACCACCGTTGCCGAGTCAACCGATCGCTATATGTCCTGAAACACCGCGAGAAATCGTCAGAGAATTTGATAAGGAAGTCATGGAtttgagaaaagtaaaagaggacACGACCATAGATACGGCCGAGACATCCAAAGTC GGTATCGAAGGTGAACACGATCTTATCACCGAAACGGCCGAGGAGGATATCGGCGACATGCACGTAAAGAAAACTACGACGTACGAGAAAACTGTCGAAGTTTTATCACCTAGAGAAGGTTCTCCGGAGATGGAACAAATCGAGGAAATAGAATCGTGCACGCGTAAAAGTACAACGAAGGTCGAGAGACAGGTCGAAGGTACGACAGAGACAAAAACAATGGAGGAGTCTGCCGAAGTTGTTTCCTCGGCTGTCGATGCCACGCAATTGATCGAACAGGCTAAGagggatgaagaagaaagaaagagagaagaagaggcggaagaaagaaggaagcaagaagaggaagagagaaagagaaggatggaagaagaaaagagaaaacgagaagaggaagaaagaaataagaaacgcGTTAGTTTCAGAGAGGAGCATGAGGAGGACGACGAGGAAGTCGTCGAAGTAATACGAGAAAAACCTCTTGGTAGAACGGTCATACACGAGGAGAAGGTCACTGAATCTGATGGCTCTACTCCAGGTCGCAAAAAGATCACGAAAGAAACTTACGAGGAGATTGTGGAGGAAGTACTCGTTCAAGAGCGTATTAAAAAAAGGGACGTGGAGGAAGAACGTAGAAAGAGCTTGCGAGAACAGGTTGAAGTTCACCAGAGTCTCAGAGATCAAGGAAGACATCCGACTGCCCAAGAACGAAGAGTAGCATCGAAGTATCAACCGCACGATAACATGGAAACTTGCAAGAAACACGTACAATTCATGAAACAAACTGAGACAGGCCCTAAACCGATATCCGAAGGTCCTGTACAAAATTCCACGCCTAAGGAATGGAAATCCGAAATGGTAAATGCTTTGACCACTGCATCGGATCGTCCCTATACACCTTTGAGCACGTCTTCCAGCGTAAAAGAACTTTATACCGAAGAAACGATTTATTTGGATCATAAGATGAGACCAGTCCCAAAACCGAAGGAACGTCCGATATCGCCATTCCAACGTGCTCTAACGATAGCTCCAGATCGTCCTTATACTCCTCTCAGTCGTGTTATAGGACCGGAAGATCAAGAAATCGGTAGAGCTCAGACACCAGCTGTTCAACCTACGCCGAATGGCGTTTGTCCACCGGCCGATATTCTTTACGGCGAAACGTCTTATCGTCGAGAACAAATCTGTACGAAGAAAATAGTACCGCAGCCATTACCTACACCACCTCCTGATTATCGTCTGAGAGATTCCTCGACCTCACCTTCAAGATCTCGACCTTGCAGTAGAGCCGACACACCTAACAGTAAACCCTCGACCGTTGGATTAAGAAAACCAGATACTATTCCAGCTTATCAAAGGAATCTCGTAGCCATGAAGAAGAGCCCTGTTGAGGGACAGTCCTATATACCTAGTCGATCGCCAACGCCAACGCCAAAAAGAAGCAAATCTCCGGCTCATGGTCCACCGGAACCTCCGTGTTATTATACAAAAGCGCAAGCACCTAAAATCAGAGACGATCCTCCCTGGGCTGTTAAAGAATCTCATCCTCCACCGTCGAAACAAAGCTCGATACATTATCCCTCGCGTAAGATCATTAATTATACCGTAGAAGAGGACACGGATACTGGCCATAGGAAGCAAGAATACGTAGGTTCAAAGACGGTACATTACGATGAACGACAGGCGGAAGAAAAACAACAGGAATCCGATTCTGTACACGCTCAATACCAAGAACGGCGATGCATGACGAGCGAAGATACCAGCGAGGAAAAGGATACCGTTTGTCATATTAAAAAGGCACTGCAAGTTGTCGAAGATTACGAAAGATGTGAGAAAAAGACTATGGAGGTTACTCAGCCATCGTCAGGAAATAAAGGTGAATGTTCTATAATTCAAACGACCCATGCAGACGTAACTTTACCCTGCCCATTAAAGCGTAAACCTGTCGAAGTACCCAAGGTTCAACCGACGTACAGTAGCTCGACCGAGGTACGTCACGTTCGTTATGAAACACCGACTCCACCTGTGACAAAGTGTCCAGAAACAGGAGTTACCGTCTTACCGTGCAAAGCTCATTCCGATCGTGGTACCAAAACTGGCGTGGTGGTCGTGCCCTGCGACGGACAACCAACCTGTCCGAAGTCTGGCGTTTGCGTGACGCCAACTTCCGATCGATCCGGGGTTTGCGTATCACCGTGCTTCGGTCTTAAACCTGGTTACTGTGGCCAACCATCTGGTTACTGCGGTGGAGAATCAGGAGGATGCGATTTTGACATCCCCAACTGTCCAGAATCTGGCGTCTGCGTCGCACCATGTCCGGATGGCTCCGTCTGCGTGGCACCTTGCAAGAAATCTGACGGACAGTGTCTTCGCAAGAGCCAAAGCCGAGGAAATCTTCCCTTTCCACAAATCCCATTGCCCTACGAGGAAAGGTCTTGCCCACAAACCACCCAACGTTCCTTCGAGCCAATCCACAAACCAAAAACTAATCTCAGCGGTCAGCTTGCGCGACTAACAGCTAAAAATCGTGATATTCCCACTGTGCAGCTTTACAAACCACAACCGCAACAATGCCAACAATCTGGCAGCCAATGTGAAAACCAATGTCAAACCAAAAAAAGCTATCATTGCGAGACCAAAAGCTTCTATCAGTCCCAAAGCCATTGTCAAACCGGAAGTCATTGTCAGTCTCAGACTAGCTGCCAGGACCAGTTCCATTGCCCCTCTAGTAAGACCCAAAATTTAGTAGACCCACCAAAAATGTCATCCCACCCGGATCTAGGTACCGGAGGCCTTGGTGGTTCCGGCTCGAAAAGCGGATCGTTTGCTGGTAGCAGTGCACCCAAACGTGGAAGGGGTATTCTCACTCAGGCTGGTGGACCAGGTTCCCGTGTACCACTCTGTGCTCATTGCAACTCCTACGTCAG AGGACCATTTATTACCGCATTGGGACAGATTTGGTGTCCCGATCACTTCGTATGCGTGAACACTCAATGTCGTCGTCCATTACAAGACATTGGATTCGTCGAGGAGAAAGGACAACTTTATTGCGAGTATTG